From Aricia agestis chromosome 1, ilAriAges1.1, whole genome shotgun sequence:
TCTTCTAGTAGTTTCATACCTGTGTGGATAGTGGTAGTGCAAAGAACGTGGATCTTATCGATCAATATAGATCATTTCACGAGGGATCGATTGACGCAACTCAATCTTTAGCTATTTACAGCAAATAATAAGATTCAAGCTAAATCTAAacattttttctataatttagGCTATAGTTAGCTTTAGCCTACCCACCAAACTCGGTACATAATTTATCGAAGCTATTTGGTCCTATTATTCTAGCTATTTTTCCCTAATCTATTTACAAAAtcaaattatattaagttttgtGTATTCTaaggttaaaattaaacaataatttatattactacAAGTGATATTTACAAGAATTAACTATTTACAAAACTTAACTAACTTAACTAATTGCCTTATCttaattttctatttacaataatcgcagttttcaatttatatttcctatgatttacattattttaactgCAAATTTCAGGAACTTCGGTGGACTTGATATCAGCTGACCACGTAGGTAATCTGCGCGTCGCCGGCCTGGCTAGCGTGGTAAACCGGTTGCAATACCTTGGAGCGGCGTAAGATTACAATATTCATTCACAATTTCTTATCAATTTTTTCAATTAACAATTATTAGTGATTCATAAACATCTCAGATGCTAAGTTAAAGGAACTTTACGCTAAACATAGCTACGTAAAGGGTCGTTTGACTAAGTTTAAAAATTATCTAGCTTCATTCGAGAAAGTTGATGTTTTAGATGAGCTCGAAATATCTAAACTTAACGTTCAATTACCTAAAATTGAGAGCTTATCTAGTGCGTTCGAAGATTTGCAAATTCAGATAGAAGTGTTAAATTCGACAGACATAGATAGTGAGTTAGAGGAGCGCGATGTAATCGAGCAGGAATTTGCACATTTAATTGCTTTAGCCCATCAGTACCAAAATAGGTATAACGGTAGCAAGACACCTCCTCTCTGTGATGCTCAAAGCACGTCTTCATGCTTTCATGAGCGCCCAGGCTTAGGTTTTAAGCCTCCTACACTACAAATATGCAAGTTTGATGGTAGCTATTACAAGTGGCTTGAGTTTCGCGACCTATATTGTTCTCTCGTTCACGAAAATAAGCACATGCCTATTCCAATTAAATTTTGCTACTTGAATTCATACTTGGAGGGTGAGGCCGCGCGTATGATAAGCAATTTAGAGGTCACAGAGTCCAACTATAATAAAGCGTGGGAGTTGTTACGCGAGCGCTATGACAATAAGCgataactaattaaaaatcatttaaatgCCTTGCTAAACTTCGACGTAAAATCTAACGAAAGCGCATCTACACTTAGGTCTATTATTGATAGCCTAGCCTAGGCGAACAAACCTCATACTGGGactcaattatagttcacattATTTCCTCAAAATAAGGTAGCAAAACCAGTATGAAGTGGGAGGAATATAGAAATACTCTCTCGGGGTCACCTTCACTTGAggaatttaattcatttttaaaacaGCGGGCTGATATCCTAGAAACTTATAATCACAGCCGAAGTATCGAGGATAAGTTAAATACGAgttctaataaaatatctaaCAATCATAATAAAAGGCGATTAAGTTCAATGTCAAACAATAACAGTTCATTTACAGCGCAAATTTCTAGCGTAGGTAACAATAATACCActttcaaaaattgtattgtttgCGACAAACAACATCGCATTTACGATTGCGATAAGTTTAGGAATATGCCTATTGAACAGCGTCAGGGTTTTGTCCTAAAATCAAAGCTTTGTCAAAATTGCCTACGTCCGGGGCACAAGGCTTTCACTTGCAAGTTTGGTGTTTATCGTAATTGTAAGCGACGACACAATACTTTACTTTGCGATGATAACTCTCAAGGTTAAGTAAAGTCATCTGCAGACAATAATGTTACTAATTCAGATTCAATTGCTCAAACTCTTTGCACGACGAAGTCAAGTCAAAATACTTTCACTTTATTATCTACGGCTATGGTGTTAGCGATTAATCCGTGCAATAATAAGAGACAAATTGTCCGTGTGCTACTCgactgcggcagtcagtgcagCCTAGCTTCTAAGCGTCTGAGGGACAAGTTAGGTTTAGGATCACGGCCCGCAGGCTCGATCAACGTTGTAGGCAAAGGGCAATTCTACTTCACACtgggtaaacgaattttgcgaATTCAAATTAAAATCATTACACAGTGATTATACTGTGCAACTTACTTGCCCAGTGCTATCTGATCTGACTGGCGAAATTCCTAAGCTTAAGGTCCATCGACCCTAAGCTTATCAATATACCTACGGATGTTCAGCTAGCCGATCCTAGTTTTTATAGGCCTTCACCAATAGATGTGCTGGTCGGTGCTGATCTATTTTGGAGCATCGTAGGTAGTGAGCGACAATCGCTCGATTTTAAACGTAAAGGTTTAGAATCGAGCGATAACGGTAAGGGTTAAAGCGTAAATACAATTTcaacgatatcttaaaattccTCAAAGAATACAAAATTCCAGGAAAAAGGATTTTAAGAGAAATCAATTTGAATAAAACGTCCATACAGAAAGCCAACAAATAGcttttaagagtccgggtgccatcacAATTCTtttatgggaaatgatcttgatATTATTACGTTTGtgtgagaattgcgatggcacccggactctttgTGGTTATCTCGGACGAAGGCGACGCTCGCTGCACAAAATTTATTCGCGCGACCGTCCGCTGACAGCTGGCGACGGTGGCTCGCGCTCCGTCCGTTTCTTCGAAGACGTAacactgtacataatattatatttaccgtGCTCAAACGGTGACGGCTGACGGTCAACGGAAGGTCAACACGTCACTGAAACCCGCCTCATTCGTTGTTCGTCCGGAGCCGGCACGCGTCAGTCCCCGGGGTAATCAACGCGGACAAAGTAATATGCAGCTCTCATCACGCAACTAATGGACACGGCCGTCCCCCGACGCGGCCCGGTTCGGGCGGGACGGCGCGGGACGTCTCACTCACAATCTAATTAGCCGCTGACGTATTGACAATTACGGCCGTCGTGGCCCCGACAATTTCGGCCCCGAGTAAAACTGTTTTGCCGTCTTGTGATGATCTAGCGgaatagtttaatttatataaaatactagcctTTCCAACCGTGACACTGATAACGAAAGCGACCGTCTCGGTGACGAAAGCCGCATGAGAGATTTGTATGTTCCTGCTGTCGGAAACGGCAGCGGCGGCGAGCGACCAGCGGCTAAATTGCATCGGTCCAATCACGCAGTTTCCAACTCCTTAAGACTGTATTTATTCACCAGtctccaaaaaggagaaggttatgtTAATATGTTTGGATGTggatatatcttatatctttaaacgagcgattcttttatttctgaataaatttgaatcaaatattttcagaacgttgaactacatgttgcctaccaccggttcgggaactaacccggcgagaagaaccggcgtaagaaactcgcacggggccactttttagtaaaaaagtggaaaatttgtcttttaaaaaaataaaatttacaatgtaaataacttaatctatacaatatgaatacacaattgtaagtcacatataataaatgtagaagcagccttgcaagcagccatcctactcccaagagtGCTATCGTTTAAGAAatcgttgaccgtatagtaggctttggcacacaaacgttctttaattacttttttaaatttattaattgatagattttgaacgttttccgggattttgttgtaaaggcgtatacattgacctttaaaagatttacttattttgctaagtctgatcactggtatttccagcttgtgcctatttctagtgtttctaccgtgactatcacttttagttttaaatttagttaaattctttctaacatacaatacattatccaaaatgtatcgAGAAGAAACatttagaataccaatttctttaaacttttctctcagagattcaaaagctgacattttataaattgagcgtatagctcgcttctgcagcacaaaaattgtattgaagtcggcagcgtttccccataaaaggataccataagacattctactgtgaaaataactaaaataaactagtcttgccgtgtcttcatcagaaatttccctaatttttctgactgcatatgctgcagaactgagcaatatgaggaccccactgtaatttactatctaatgtaatgcctaagaatactgtggagtccaccaaattcattttctcatcatttaatagtaaattggtttgaacttgcctaacattgggcaaagtaaattttaagcatttggttttcttagagtttaaaagtaagttattaacattaaaccaatgtactatttttgagagttcactttttacctcgtcgtaatttgactgccgtcgcttcactttaaaaataagcgAAGCGTCATAtcactttacccataaactatttatcattgataggtttaaggttacatcactgcacagataaagtactgagttatttaataccgtagaatagatataacaatcgaaaaaaatatctaaacttaaatgtaagatgataccaccttttatagaaagacttttgagcaagcgtcagcgcgatgtagaagacgcacggcgccatctattatgaatttttggaactaacttaatttgaacaaatttacgcattttcatccccttacaacccttttttccagtaaaaaagtagcttatgtccTTTTTCAGACTTCATACTATctgtaaacaaaatttcattacaatcggttcggtagttttggcgtttggcgtgaaagcgagactgacagacagacagacagagatacttctgcatttataatattagaaaagattatgtgcacactgcacagctgtttttgggtattttgattaattaagggccgcgctacaccggaatggcagcggcgaggcgagcactttcagcgctgccattccgccGCCTCACCGGAGCGAATCATACCGCTCCGGCGCTCGCGTCGGACAACGcgtcagtgttgccaactatggggatttcccactaaatttagtaggaaaaaaataaatttagtgggttttttagggggtaaaatattttggggatatttttgggcgtaaaatttttgaagaatggaatatttttttaataacaaccttaaagtggctttcggatctttgccgcgagcgaccgcgatggacgaaaattcaaacgaaatgccactttatgacatagtctataggtttcattttattctaccactagcttttacgccgccgccgggGGCAGCATGGGTAGCCACTAGCCGcgcaaatgtcagtagaaaatgatacctatattctatgtcatacAGTAGCATTTTAGTTGATTTTTTACCGCTCGCGGTCACTCGCGGCAAAGATTCGAaagccacctgatggaaatgcCGCACAAAGCACATAATATTGTCTCTATAGTGAATAGTCTATGAGTCATACCAGCTGACACTGCTGACAGTAGGctgacagattattattatattttgttgtcatTGTATGTAATGGAGAAAAAATATTGAAGTATTTTAAAACTGCtggcctgtttgtttgtttggcctgTTGAAGGTGTATTTCAGCGTTCTGAGCGCTTAGTAGAACACTCAACACACcccaagtaattttaaatatttttattttatggggagttttggttgaaatttagtgggttttgaaGTTGCTTTAAGGGGGGCCACGCACGTAATGCTACGTCCGCACGTTTACAAACTCCAAATCGCCACAAATGAACACAAACGTTTGGTTTGATTTCGAAATCCATCCACACGCTTGCGAGTGAGTTAGTTTGTTCTGACGCGGCAAGCATGACGGACATCGATATGCTGTATCGGctataaacatttatttatttggacgcctccgtggtctagtggtatagagtggtataaagtggcattttaattgaatttttcggaacgaaaaaagatcggaacggcaccttaggtttatttccacagtttgtccatactttcgcatttccgctagtcgccgtgctagcactactggtgtATACATTTTTCTCTcccacccctctaaggggaacaaagagggggtcagattttgtatcaaacttttttcttcaatggacttacttcatattatttactgtataatattccaatttaacatctggtgtataacatttttccccccacccctttaagggggcaAAAGTGGGGatcagattttgtatcaaacatttttctttaacatgaaaactactgatccaatttgaatatggttttcgcagatatatttgtcttcttctaacttaacatctggtgtataaaatttttccccccacctctcaaaggggaccaaagaggggcagattttgtatcaaacttttttctttgatGAACTTACTTCATATCATTTACTTACTGTATTTTgcaatttaatatctggtgcAAAAAATTTTCCCCCCAACTCtcaaaggggaccaaagagggacagattttgtatcaaacttttttctttaatacaAATCTACTGATCGAATGTGAATATTGCATATTCGGGGGGCTTGCAGTTTGCCCCCGGCCCTTACTTGGGGGAGCTGCGTCACCCCAAACCTCTCCTGAAAATGTTGCTTATAACAAAATTgtgtcgcgtcgttagtgtggagttttaattctccatttttaagaacaaactaagttattaattaaaagtgaatttattcttgcctaaactaaacatacagtttCGAGTGTCTTTGGATTATGCGGGGGGCTTTGCCCCCGGCCCCTAATTGGGGTGGCTGAGCCCCCCCAAACGCCcatcctggtaatgttgccaagcaaaaacgtgtttcgtcgttagtgttgagttttaattcttcttctttagggacaaactaagttattaattaatagtgaaattattctaacctaaactaaacatacagatttcgagtgtcatttgattaatatgcgggaggctttgcctggatatggacagacggacaggctgatgtTTGATCTTTGTGATCGGGTcctatttttaccctttgaataTACTATAAAAAGGAtaaaattatccatttccgttattatactatgctaacgcggacgaagtcgcgggcaagagctatccattctaatattataaatgcgaaagtgtgtttgtttgtcctttcttcacagcctaacgaagcaaccaatcgacttgatttttggcataaacttagttgaaaggatggagaGTAGCATAGGTTTCCGAAGGAGATTTGCAacaatattcgtattttacgcgattttcgaattccaagcgagcgaagccgcgggcaaaagctagttatagTATAAAGTCTTAGCTTTATCAATTTTCATAGAGCTACTGAAGGCAGGGACAGTGAATGACTGTTAACTAAGGTCTTACGTGGATTTTCAACATGTGCAACTGGCGCATTAAGTGCTTTATTTATAAAGCACTGGAAAGCACATAATGTAACAGGTGGAAAATGTTTGTTTATGAAGCGATAAGAAGTAGCGTGAAAAGAGTCGAACCAAAACTACACTCGGTGCGCTCGCCAGTTTTATCGGCTCGAATTTGGCATTGCTCGTTATCTGTTACAAATGAGAACTCGTTTTTTACTGACTCTACAAAAAGattaaattcatatttaataCGTTTAATCGGTCGTTACACTTACAAACGTCTGCTTAATTAGCGATTTGCTAATTTCCGCATTTCCATAAATATCTATATAAATGTTAGTcgcaatgataatattatttacacactTCGTGAAACGTGAGGCTATCGTTTGTACGGTCAGCTACTCGGCTCCCGCCAGCGGCCGAGTAAAATGTCGGTGTACGCAGCGATACTGATGGTGGGGGCGGGCTCGCTGCTCGCCGCGGGGGAAGAGGGGGGGCTGCTGGTGCACGCGCCGGCCGGCAGCATCCGCGGCGTGCCCGCTCCCGACGGTGATTACGTCATGTTCCTGGGCATACCGTATGCCAGAGTCAACGCCAGCAATCCTTTCGGGGTGAGTCCATGCTCGTCCGAGTTATTCCGCCGCGATTCGACCGATACACGCCTCGATAATGATTAAAACATCCCTCGATAACTTcaggaatattataatataagaatttaTGAATACGTATGGTAATATATACGCGCCTGTCTAGAGGGCCTAGAcacgcttgtctaggccctctagATATCGTTAACGTtaatcgtaaacgctaacgccaacgccacataatttttaacaaaaaatttaaaccgacttccaaggtaaaaacaataataacattctttatgaactaaaaagtattaaataatgtttcctatctaatagtacCTTTTTtacgaattcggctaaaactcaactatttctgtactcaatcttcatcattttgaagtcggtgccagttaaaaaagtttcaaatattctggcagactgaagattcagctaagtATATCTGGTAATACTTTTTagatttagattttaaaaaatatttaaaactttttagttcatattataaggatgttattattgttttcaccttggaagtcggttttaattttttgttaaaaataataatttcactcttttcaGTTACCTAGTAATAGttagggaggggaagaggggatttcgggacaagctcgagcgtctCAGAtcaagcttgtataggcttccgacatgtgtctagttatcataatatagaaatcagatttctcacgtggtgggttaaaaatatattttttaaatatttaaatgtcatcggatctgtcagattaagataggggatgttaagtataccccaaagaagcttccatataaagcactgacgattcaaaggttaggtaagccagtagggacattttaaaatataaaaaaataaagcttcatattttcctaactaagcttcgcagatattttgttttgcactaaactaaatgatttggTCCTTGCTGTCTACAATTTTTAGCTTCGtgattagcaccttcccctcccttACTATAAACCATCGCGtacgtatattattattgaacgtatctttaaattacaatttaatatcaGCCGTAGATAACTTTCaacaatacttacataaaaaaaatcaaaatgaacACGTGCTAGGTATATATCAATTGGGCCGCgccgttgaacatacaaaaaaaatatccacagccgaacatattataacctcctcctttttggaagtcggttaaaaatgtatgggatttgtcataatagtattcgctagcgaagcgatggctTATGCCaaattgcatacattttgttagcgtttacgataatcgcttgccactaaTTGTCTACTAAGTAGACGCGCAGGTCACGCGCATGCCCCTGTGCACTCACTACTACGAGTATGATAGACAGGAAAATccataatgtaaaattataataatttataacagtaACTACTATTGGCATTATCGGGTGTCGAATCACCGGGAGGCAGCCGAGTTAATTTTAAAAGCCGAATTCGATGGTCCTAGTCGGTCAGTTTTAAAGATAATACTATATGACAGACACTATAACGATATTTAGAACATAAACAAATCTTTTCAGGCCGCGATCCCGCACGAAAAATTTGACAAAACTTTTGAAGCCTCCACCGAATCCGCAGTATGTCCGCAGATgaagaaaatatttacaaatagaAATAGCGATAGGTACGACGGCACCCTCGACTGCTTGCGGCTCAACGTATTCGTACCGAAGACGGAGACTAAACACCGAGGTGTTTATATTTTCGTATTCGGTGGCAAGTTCGTGGAAGGAGACAGCAAATTAAGTTCGTACGGACCCAAATATCTCGTGCGGCACGACATCATAGTGGTCACGTTTAATTTTAGAAGCGGCCCCTACGGTTTCATGTGCGCGGACATCCCCGAGATCCCCGGCAACCAGGCCGGCCGGGACCAGTACGCCGCCATCGAGTGGGTCAGAGACAACATCCGGGCTTTCGGGGGGGACCCTGGGAGGCTCACCCTCGGCGGCCACAGCTCCGGCGCCCAGCTGGTCGACATGCACCTGCTGACCGAGCGGCCCCGGCTGTTCCGGCGGGCCATCCTGCAGAGCGGAACCACCCTGGGGCCGGACTTCCTGGGCCCCTCCGATCCTATGGCGCTCGTCGATATCGCCGGGACGCTCGGCTTCGAAACTAACGACACGTCCGCCGCTCTGTCGTTCCTGGCCGAGGCGAGTCCCGAGGCCGTCGTCGAAGCGACGGTAAAGTACGAGTGGCGACCGTGCGTCGAAAAAAAATTTCCCGGCGTCGTCCCGTTCGTCGCCGAAAACCCGGAATTTTCGGAGGGGCGAAACGTCGACGGGTTGGACATACTGGGGGGGTTCACGGACAGGGAGTACGCCTTTACGTGGTACTTTTCCGATTATAGACATTTATACCGCGAGCCGGATAGCTTTCGGTATACTCTGGAACAAAAGTTTAATCTTTGGGACGAGAGCGACCTCGTAGATATAGTTCGGCGCTTCTACGTGGACGACGACGGAGATCGCGATATCGTGAAAGATGACACTGTCGATTTGCTTTCCGATTTCGCTTACGCATACCCGATGCAGCGACAGCTGATGAAGTACGCGAAGCACCCGAACTCAAGCGTGTACCTCTACGTGTTCTCCTACGACGGTTGTCGGAACAGAATGAAAATAATCTTCAACATAACGGATACCGGAGCGACTCACTCCGACGAGCTGGGGTACATGTTTACCATGGACTTAATTCCGGAGATGGACGATAGCAGAGACCGGCGTATGATCGACCGACTGACCACGTTGTGGGCCAACTTCGTTAAGTACGGGTAAGAGTACTAGTTCGGGAGGCCtagcacattttttttgtgattactaacaagcaaaatttttgtgagtagcttcattttgataagacgaacaacatttttattttagaaaaatctcgaaagtagtagctaacagagatagaaaggatttcatactttgacttgatggtcctaaaatatggattgttctatttgtaggacaaattatatgactactaatctatcaatatacaaaaaatcggttaaatgcgagtcggactcgcgcacgaagggttccgtaccgttatagaggacaAAATAGGCCAGAatggttttttgtatgagagccgaccttaattttttattttatttagatattatgattaattattaaagtagacatataactaagtcctttaataataataattattattattattgcaacaCAAATAAACGTTTCAAATTTTACAGATTCATACAGTTAGAAACTAAACCTATTTACATAAAATCGAAAAACAATGTGCGAAAAATCAAGGATAAGACATAAAAACACTATCtgatatacaaattacaaaccaCATTACTTATATGTGATCGATGCAGTAGGCAAAGGACACTCAGCTGTGTATCAGTatcataataagtataataataagtatacttaGTTATAAATTTCACGTAGGTACGGGCTTTGTACATATTTTGAGTGTTAGTAAATAGTAGTCCATAGGTACATCCATTATGTCTTTGTTTCACCGTACAATAAGTATACCCATATTTATTGTATGCAGGCACATTGCATTATGATACACATTCACTCAAatcatctatacttaatattataaagcggaagagtttgtttgtttatttgtttgaacgcgctaatctcaggaactactggtccgatttgaaaaattctttcagtgttagatagaccatttatcgagaaaggctataggctatattttatcatgctaagactaatagaagcgaagaaataaaggaaagtgtggaaaaaacgtgagAAATTacttgaaatggcttatttgaacgcgctaatctcaggaattaatattccgatttgaaaaattcttccagtgttagatagcccattaatcAAGAAAGgtaataggctatattttagtacgctaagactaataggagcgaagaaatagagaaaaatgtggaaaaaatgggggaaattatttgaaagggcttatttgaacgcgctaatctcaggaactactggtccgattttaaaaa
This genomic window contains:
- the LOC121740074 gene encoding juvenile hormone esterase-like — translated: MSVYAAILMVGAGSLLAAGEEGGLLVHAPAGSIRGVPAPDGDYVMFLGIPYARVNASNPFGAAIPHEKFDKTFEASTESAVCPQMKKIFTNRNSDRYDGTLDCLRLNVFVPKTETKHRGVYIFVFGGKFVEGDSKLSSYGPKYLVRHDIIVVTFNFRSGPYGFMCADIPEIPGNQAGRDQYAAIEWVRDNIRAFGGDPGRLTLGGHSSGAQLVDMHLLTERPRLFRRAILQSGTTLGPDFLGPSDPMALVDIAGTLGFETNDTSAALSFLAEASPEAVVEATVKYEWRPCVEKKFPGVVPFVAENPEFSEGRNVDGLDILGGFTDREYAFTWYFSDYRHLYREPDSFRYTLEQKFNLWDESDLVDIVRRFYVDDDGDRDIVKDDTVDLLSDFAYAYPMQRQLMKYAKHPNSSVYLYVFSYDGCRNRMKIIFNITDTGATHSDELGYMFTMDLIPEMDDSRDRRMIDRLTTLWANFVKYGEPTPARTALLPVVWPPLTADTVPALRLDADLTVISRPLRSRMAFWDLFYDAHLDKLRY